Proteins found in one Corynebacterium sanguinis genomic segment:
- a CDS encoding peptidylprolyl isomerase, which produces MTDSTAKATLHTNHGDIVIDLFGNHAPQTVENFIGLATGEANYSAQNASGSNEGPFYNGAIFHRIIPGFMIQGGDPTGTGTGGPGYQFADEFHPELQFDRPFLLAMANAGPGTNGSQFFITVDKTPHLNNRHTIFGEVTDEASQKVVTEISNVRTGRMDRPVEDVVIESIDIQK; this is translated from the coding sequence ATGACTGATTCAACTGCGAAAGCAACTCTGCACACCAACCACGGCGACATTGTCATTGATCTGTTTGGCAACCACGCCCCGCAGACCGTCGAGAACTTCATCGGCCTGGCCACTGGTGAGGCGAACTACTCTGCGCAGAACGCGTCGGGTAGCAACGAGGGCCCGTTCTACAACGGTGCGATCTTCCACCGCATCATCCCGGGCTTCATGATCCAGGGCGGCGACCCGACCGGCACCGGCACCGGCGGCCCGGGCTACCAGTTCGCTGACGAGTTCCACCCGGAGCTGCAGTTCGATCGCCCGTTCCTCCTGGCTATGGCGAACGCCGGCCCGGGCACCAACGGTTCGCAGTTCTTCATCACCGTGGACAAGACGCCGCACCTGAACAATCGCCACACGATTTTCGGCGAGGTCACGGACGAGGCGTCGCAGAAGGTTGTCACCGAGATCTCCAACGTGCGCACCGGCCGGATGGATCGCCCGGTCGAGGACGTTGTGATCGAGTCCATCGACATCCAGAAGTAG